One Candidatus Binataceae bacterium DNA segment encodes these proteins:
- a CDS encoding TolC family protein produces MRWEASWESEGSGLTSRSVRIRCATALARGVLLFASIAFAFPGYAEAREISLDEAVAIALDNNPDYAAAARELTVARAELERASYVSQFNPELESSGDYKQRADRSNSQDWRVGLSQQLEIFGQPALRRQSARFGFDRTSADIRNQARLLTAGVKLTFYESVRARSETDLFFELAELDRKLNDAGQARFSAGEISQIDANLARVRYGESERALVESRTRYRLERSSLGRLLGEAAGPEPEPRGSMTIEPLRVDSDRLLDLARRNRPDYQASQLEVARLKNEVLLNERLALPNPTIGAFGAHENNTEHFAGITLGIPLPIFNRRQAEATAIAGRLAQAKDRQHALELNLEREVRDAWQRYVSALEVLSINQREVVQPARESF; encoded by the coding sequence TTGCGCTGGGAAGCGAGCTGGGAAAGCGAGGGAAGTGGGCTGACTAGCAGGAGTGTCCGAATCCGCTGCGCAACCGCCCTGGCCAGGGGCGTGTTGCTGTTTGCCTCGATTGCTTTCGCATTTCCCGGATATGCCGAGGCCCGCGAGATCTCGCTGGATGAGGCCGTGGCGATCGCCCTGGACAACAACCCTGATTATGCCGCCGCGGCGCGTGAGCTTACGGTTGCGCGTGCGGAGTTGGAGCGCGCCAGCTATGTAAGCCAGTTCAATCCGGAGCTGGAGAGTTCCGGAGACTACAAGCAACGCGCGGATCGTTCGAACTCGCAAGACTGGCGGGTCGGGCTTTCCCAGCAACTGGAGATCTTCGGACAACCCGCGCTGCGCAGGCAGTCCGCACGATTCGGTTTCGATCGCACTTCGGCGGACATCAGAAACCAGGCGCGCCTGCTCACCGCCGGGGTCAAGCTGACCTTCTATGAATCCGTTCGCGCCCGCAGCGAGACCGACCTGTTTTTCGAACTGGCAGAGCTCGACCGCAAGCTCAACGACGCCGGTCAGGCGCGGTTTAGCGCCGGCGAGATCAGCCAGATCGACGCGAACCTGGCGCGCGTCCGCTACGGTGAGAGTGAACGCGCCCTGGTCGAGAGCCGCACGCGCTATCGGCTGGAGCGGTCCAGCCTGGGCAGACTGCTGGGCGAAGCGGCCGGGCCCGAGCCGGAGCCGCGTGGATCGATGACCATCGAGCCGTTGCGCGTGGACTCGGACAGACTGCTCGACCTCGCCCGGCGCAATCGCCCGGACTATCAGGCCTCGCAACTCGAGGTGGCTCGTCTCAAAAACGAGGTGCTCCTCAACGAGCGACTGGCCCTACCGAATCCGACCATTGGCGCGTTCGGCGCTCACGAGAACAATACCGAGCACTTCGCCGGCATCACGCTGGGAATTCCGCTCCCGATCTTCAACCGGCGGCAGGCCGAAGCGACGGCGATAGCCGGCAGGCTGGCCCAGGCCAAAGATCGCCAACACGCGCTCGAGTTGAATCTGGAACGTGAAGTGCGCGACGCGTGGCAGCGGTATGTGAGCGCCCTGGAGGTGCTGTCGATTAACCAAAGGGAGGTCGTGCAGCCAGCGCGTGAGAGTTTCTAA